The Prevotella sp. oral taxon 299 str. F0039 genome has a segment encoding these proteins:
- the kdsB gene encoding 3-deoxy-manno-octulosonate cytidylyltransferase yields MKFICIIPARYGSSRFPGKPLAVIKGKTVIQRVYEKASSVLEDVYVATDDERIFKEVENFGGNVIMTRSDHESGTDRIEEAVSKISVPCDVVINIQGDEPFIDPSQIQTLCNSFNDEQTQIATLGKPFTTTKDVLNPNSPKIVMDNNNYALYFSRNMIPFIKGVDINKLGEDTNITDTFPYLKHIGIYAYRRSVLSEITRLEPSSLEKTEGLEQLRWLQNGYKIKVGLTNIETIGIDTPEDLTKATLFLEQSL; encoded by the coding sequence TATGGCTCTTCACGCTTTCCAGGAAAGCCACTTGCTGTAATTAAAGGTAAAACTGTCATACAAAGAGTGTACGAAAAGGCATCATCTGTTTTAGAAGATGTATATGTTGCTACTGATGATGAACGTATCTTTAAAGAGGTTGAGAACTTTGGAGGAAACGTTATTATGACTCGTTCCGACCACGAAAGCGGAACAGATAGAATTGAAGAAGCTGTATCTAAAATTAGTGTTCCATGCGATGTGGTTATTAATATTCAAGGAGATGAGCCATTTATCGACCCTTCTCAAATTCAAACTTTATGCAATTCATTTAATGACGAACAAACACAAATAGCCACATTAGGTAAACCTTTCACCACAACAAAAGACGTGTTAAATCCCAACTCGCCTAAAATTGTGATGGATAACAATAACTATGCGCTCTATTTTTCACGCAATATGATTCCTTTTATTAAAGGAGTTGACATTAATAAACTTGGTGAAGATACTAATATTACTGACACTTTCCCATATTTAAAACACATCGGGATTTACGCATATAGACGTTCGGTACTTAGCGAAATCACTCGTTTGGAACCATCATCGCTAGAAAAAACTGAAGGATTAGAACAACTTAGATGGCTTCAAAACGGTTATAAAATAAAGGTAGGATTAACAAATATCGAAACAATTGGTATCGATACTCCTGAAGATCTCACTAAAGCAACTTTATTTTTAGAACAGTCTTTGTAG
- the tilS gene encoding tRNA lysidine(34) synthetase TilS, whose protein sequence is MQKSSSLFLRKIEQFIEQKELMSKNQLYLVALSGGADSVALLLVLKRLGYNVEAAHCNFHLRGEESDRDEDFCKDLCRELDIKLHLAHFDTQTNASLHGISIEMAARNLRYNYFEALLKDINASAVCVAHHKDDSAETLLLNLVRGTGIEGLTGIKSKNNRIVRPFLCVRRNEIINYLEQQNQSFVTDSSNLVNDVQRNKIRLDVMPLLQTINPSVVEHLNQTGEYVEDATAILNATLEQMYDRVVLLKTEEQMIVDIERLEKEQSSSYLLWYILKNYGFNAAQIKQISQGLTTSIGRVWESTTHALTINNNKIIVEPLFTCDSKEYRLIEEGLYHLNSKLSIEIKKESYSSDKGFSKDPKYIWIDADKVAFPLFIRLIKEGDRMIPLGMKGGKLISDMLTDSKVSYFDRQRQYVLLNNEQQIIWLLGRRIDDRYKITSSTKTVLKIKLL, encoded by the coding sequence ATGCAAAAAAGCAGTTCTTTGTTTCTAAGAAAAATAGAACAGTTTATTGAACAAAAAGAGTTGATGAGCAAAAATCAACTCTACTTGGTGGCGTTATCGGGTGGAGCAGATAGCGTTGCACTACTTTTGGTTTTGAAAAGATTAGGTTATAATGTAGAAGCAGCCCATTGTAACTTTCATTTAAGAGGCGAAGAATCTGATAGAGATGAAGACTTTTGCAAAGATTTATGTCGTGAGTTGGATATAAAACTGCATCTTGCTCATTTCGATACTCAAACTAATGCAAGTCTACATGGTATTAGTATAGAAATGGCTGCACGTAATTTGCGATATAATTATTTTGAGGCTCTATTAAAAGATATCAACGCTAGTGCTGTTTGTGTAGCACATCATAAAGATGATAGTGCAGAAACCCTTTTATTAAACCTTGTTAGGGGTACTGGAATAGAAGGACTTACGGGGATTAAGAGTAAGAATAATAGGATTGTAAGACCATTCTTATGTGTTCGAAGAAATGAGATAATCAATTATCTTGAACAGCAAAACCAATCGTTTGTAACAGATAGTTCTAATCTTGTGAATGATGTTCAACGCAATAAAATACGTTTAGACGTAATGCCATTGTTGCAAACTATCAATCCTTCAGTTGTAGAACATCTTAACCAAACAGGTGAGTATGTAGAAGATGCAACAGCTATTTTGAATGCAACTTTAGAGCAAATGTACGATAGGGTTGTTCTACTTAAAACTGAAGAACAAATGATTGTTGATATAGAAAGATTAGAAAAGGAACAATCTTCAAGCTATTTGTTGTGGTATATCCTAAAGAATTATGGTTTTAATGCAGCCCAAATAAAGCAAATATCGCAAGGATTAACCACCTCAATAGGTAGGGTGTGGGAGTCGACAACGCATGCTTTAACCATCAATAATAATAAAATTATTGTAGAACCTCTATTTACATGTGACTCTAAAGAATATCGATTGATTGAAGAAGGCTTATATCATTTGAATTCAAAACTATCTATCGAGATAAAAAAAGAATCTTATTCAAGTGATAAAGGCTTTAGTAAAGATCCTAAATATATTTGGATAGATGCAGATAAAGTTGCATTTCCATTATTTATTCGATTGATAAAGGAGGGTGATAGAATGATTCCTTTAGGAATGAAAGGGGGCAAATTAATTAGTGATATGCTAACAGATTCGAAGGTATCTTATTTCGACCGTCAACGTCAATATGTGTTATTAAATAATGAACAGCAAATTATTTGGCTTTTAGGTCGTCGCATTGACGATCGATATAAGATAACATCGTCTACAAAGACTGTTCTAAAAATAAAGTTGCTTTAG
- a CDS encoding class I SAM-dependent rRNA methyltransferase has protein sequence MTKSYPIVYLKKGKDESLKRFHPWVFSGAIASGTESLNEGDVVRVCTASGAFIAVGHYQIGSIAVRVLSFKDIVIDEEFWKSRLQSALEVRLAIDVVDNPNNNTYRLVHGEGDNLPGLIVDCYGETAVMQAHSVGMHCERNAIAKALVEVLDGRIKNVYYKSDTTLPFKADLNQENGFLIGGETDCTTLENGLTFKVDWLKGQKTGFFIDQRENRSLLEQYSKNRSVLNMFCYTGGFSVYAMRGQAELVHSVDSSAKAIDITRENIAANFEDTTKHEAFCEDAFKYLDANDKKYDLIILDPPAFAKHRAALKNALKGYTRLNAKGFESIKSGGILFTFSCSQIVTKDQFRNAVFTAAAQSGRKVRILHQLHQPADHPINIYHPEGEYLKGLVLYVED, from the coding sequence ATGACAAAGTCGTATCCAATAGTTTATCTAAAAAAAGGAAAGGACGAAAGCCTAAAACGTTTTCATCCATGGGTTTTTTCTGGTGCAATAGCCAGCGGAACAGAATCCTTAAACGAAGGTGATGTAGTGAGAGTGTGTACTGCAAGTGGAGCATTTATAGCCGTAGGGCATTATCAAATAGGCTCAATTGCCGTTCGAGTACTATCTTTTAAAGACATTGTTATTGATGAAGAGTTTTGGAAATCACGCTTACAGTCAGCTTTAGAAGTGCGTTTGGCAATCGATGTTGTAGACAATCCCAATAATAATACTTATCGTTTGGTGCATGGAGAAGGGGATAATCTACCTGGATTAATTGTAGATTGCTATGGAGAAACAGCTGTTATGCAAGCTCATAGCGTGGGTATGCATTGTGAAAGAAATGCTATTGCTAAAGCACTTGTAGAGGTGTTAGATGGTAGAATCAAAAATGTTTATTATAAAAGTGATACCACCTTGCCTTTTAAAGCCGATTTAAACCAAGAGAATGGCTTTTTAATTGGAGGAGAAACAGATTGTACAACACTTGAAAATGGTTTGACTTTCAAGGTCGATTGGTTGAAAGGACAGAAGACAGGGTTCTTTATTGACCAAAGAGAAAACCGCAGTTTGCTTGAGCAATACTCAAAGAATAGAAGTGTATTGAATATGTTTTGCTACACAGGAGGATTCTCTGTTTATGCAATGCGTGGGCAAGCTGAATTGGTACATTCGGTAGATAGTAGTGCAAAAGCAATTGACATCACTCGTGAAAATATTGCTGCCAACTTCGAAGACACCACAAAGCACGAGGCTTTTTGCGAAGATGCATTTAAGTATCTCGATGCAAATGATAAGAAATACGACCTTATTATCCTCGATCCACCAGCTTTTGCTAAGCATAGAGCGGCACTTAAAAATGCACTAAAGGGTTACACTCGTCTAAATGCAAAGGGTTTTGAAAGTATTAAGAGCGGTGGTATTTTATTTACTTTCAGTTGTTCTCAAATTGTAACTAAAGATCAATTCCGTAATGCTGTCTTTACTGCTGCAGCTCAATCAGGACGCAAAGTACGTATACTTCATCAACTTCATCAACCTGCCGATCATCCTATTAATATCTATCATCCTGAAGGTGAGTATTTAAAAGGATTGGTGTTGTATGTTGAAGACTAA
- a CDS encoding TIGR02757 family protein, producing MTKTEKYHLLQSLAEKYETHDFLTDDPSYFMHQVIGKENQETMAFIAACLSYGSRKQFFPKINFILEKSKKEPYNWIRNGEYKEYFPNDKSCFYRLYSNSMMLQFFVALETLFKEFYSLENFIRTTSVDTLTAIDSICNYFSQQNVVGIIPKNSRSACKRLCMFLRWMVRNESPVDLGVWEHFIDKRNLIMPLDTHVMQQAQKLGFISTKTANMRTAIELTKQMRKIFPHDPLKGDFALFGHGVNNKL from the coding sequence ATGACAAAAACAGAAAAGTATCATCTACTGCAGTCTTTAGCAGAGAAATATGAGACACATGATTTTCTAACAGACGACCCTTCGTACTTTATGCACCAAGTTATTGGTAAAGAAAATCAGGAGACAATGGCTTTTATTGCAGCCTGTTTAAGTTATGGTTCACGTAAACAATTCTTTCCAAAGATAAATTTTATACTCGAGAAGAGCAAAAAAGAGCCATACAATTGGATTAGAAATGGGGAATATAAAGAATACTTTCCTAATGACAAATCTTGCTTTTATCGCCTTTATTCTAACTCAATGATGTTGCAATTCTTCGTCGCTTTAGAAACTTTATTCAAAGAATTCTATTCTTTAGAGAACTTTATTAGAACTACATCTGTAGACACTTTAACCGCAATAGATAGTATATGCAATTATTTTTCTCAGCAAAATGTAGTTGGAATTATCCCTAAGAATTCTCGTTCTGCATGCAAACGACTCTGTATGTTCTTACGCTGGATGGTTCGAAATGAATCTCCTGTGGACCTAGGTGTATGGGAACACTTTATTGATAAACGTAATCTTATTATGCCATTAGATACTCATGTGATGCAGCAAGCACAGAAACTGGGATTTATTAGCACTAAAACTGCTAATATGAGGACGGCTATTGAGCTTACAAAACAGATGAGAAAGATATTTCCACACGACCCCTTGAAAGGGGATTTTGCATTGTTTGGACATGGGGTGAATAATAAATTATAA
- the yihA gene encoding ribosome biogenesis GTP-binding protein YihA/YsxC yields MEIKKSEFVVSSPTVSKCPTDNKYEYAFIGRSNVGKSSLINMLCTHKGLAKTSSKPGKTLLINHFIINNEWYLVDLPGYGYAKQSKAVQKKLQQMISQYILQREQLINLFVLIDIRHPQQKIDREFIDWLGASQVPFTIIFTKADKLGPVAAQKNASAWMRALQDAWEELPPYFITSAEKKTGKEEVLNYISQINESLNSNGK; encoded by the coding sequence ATGGAAATAAAGAAGTCTGAATTCGTGGTTTCTTCACCCACAGTGAGTAAATGCCCCACTGATAATAAATATGAATATGCTTTTATTGGCAGATCAAATGTAGGCAAATCAAGCCTCATCAATATGCTTTGCACACACAAAGGACTAGCCAAAACTTCGTCAAAACCAGGTAAAACTCTACTTATTAACCACTTTATTATTAATAATGAATGGTATTTAGTGGACCTTCCTGGCTATGGATATGCCAAACAATCAAAAGCAGTTCAAAAGAAATTGCAACAAATGATATCTCAATACATATTGCAAAGAGAGCAACTTATCAACCTGTTTGTATTAATTGATATCCGCCATCCACAACAAAAAATAGACCGAGAGTTTATCGACTGGCTCGGAGCAAGTCAAGTTCCATTTACTATTATCTTTACAAAAGCCGATAAACTTGGTCCCGTTGCTGCTCAAAAGAACGCAAGTGCTTGGATGAGAGCATTGCAAGATGCTTGGGAAGAACTTCCTCCTTATTTTATAACAAGCGCAGAAAAGAAGACAGGTAAAGAAGAAGTATTGAATTATATCTCCCAAATTAACGAATCACTCAACAGCAATGGCAAGTAA
- a CDS encoding ABC-F family ATP-binding cassette domain-containing protein, with protein sequence MASNIPYLDIQNLSKSFGTQTLFHNISFSISEGQRVGLIAKNGTGKSTLLSILTGKESQDEGNIIFKRDLTMGFLEQSPHFNPDDTVLEACFNHNGNEEKILKAKQILTQLKITDLAQPIKELSGGQQKRVALANVLITNPDLLILDEPTNHLDLDMIIWLEGFLSRGNKTLLMVTHDRYFLDRVCNSIIELDNSMIFTYKGNYAYFLDKRQERINNAKAEIQHANNLYRRELEWMRRQPQARGHKARYREEAFYELEKIAKQRIEERQIRLKSKNVYIGSKIFECQYVSKAWSPEKIILKDFYYNFSRFEKMGIVGDNGTGKSTFIKMLLGEVAPDSGRFDIGETVKFGYFSQEGLKFNDQQKVIDIIKDIAEYIDLGGGKHMTASQFLQHFMFTPEQQHNYVYKLSGGEKRKLYLCTVLMHNPNFLVLDEPTNDLDIQTLQVLEEYLQDFPGCVIIISHDRYFMDKIIDHLLVFEGQGRIKDFPGNYTQYREWASLQTQEKVPTANNTKEDNDPKKNYRNETKRKLSYKEKREFEQLEEEIIQLEEEQKTLENALSGSELSVEEITEKSKRLACLKSELDEKSFRWLELSELN encoded by the coding sequence ATGGCAAGTAATATTCCTTATCTTGATATTCAGAATTTATCGAAATCGTTTGGCACACAAACGCTATTTCACAACATTTCGTTTTCTATTTCTGAAGGACAAAGAGTGGGATTAATTGCCAAGAATGGTACTGGTAAGAGCACCCTATTATCTATTCTCACAGGAAAAGAAAGTCAAGACGAAGGCAATATCATCTTTAAAAGAGACTTAACTATGGGCTTTTTAGAACAAAGTCCACACTTTAACCCTGATGATACAGTACTAGAAGCATGCTTTAACCACAATGGTAACGAAGAAAAAATACTAAAAGCAAAGCAAATTCTAACTCAATTAAAGATAACAGACCTTGCTCAACCCATCAAAGAGCTAAGCGGTGGACAGCAAAAACGAGTGGCCTTAGCTAATGTATTGATTACCAATCCAGATTTATTGATATTAGATGAGCCTACAAACCATTTGGATCTTGATATGATTATATGGTTGGAGGGTTTCTTGTCACGTGGAAATAAAACCTTATTAATGGTTACTCACGATCGGTATTTCTTAGATAGAGTGTGCAATAGCATCATAGAGTTAGACAATTCTATGATTTTCACCTACAAAGGAAATTATGCTTACTTCTTAGATAAACGACAAGAACGTATCAATAACGCAAAGGCTGAAATACAACATGCCAATAACTTATATAGAAGAGAGTTGGAATGGATGCGCAGACAGCCTCAAGCTAGAGGACATAAAGCAAGATATCGTGAAGAAGCTTTCTACGAATTAGAGAAGATTGCCAAACAAAGAATAGAAGAAAGGCAGATTCGTTTAAAGTCGAAAAATGTCTATATTGGTTCTAAAATATTTGAATGTCAATATGTTTCAAAGGCTTGGAGTCCTGAAAAGATCATCTTAAAAGACTTCTATTACAACTTTTCTCGATTTGAAAAAATGGGAATTGTGGGCGATAATGGCACAGGAAAGTCTACATTTATAAAGATGTTACTAGGCGAAGTTGCCCCTGATAGCGGTCGATTTGATATCGGAGAAACTGTAAAGTTTGGCTATTTCTCTCAAGAAGGATTAAAGTTTAACGACCAACAAAAGGTGATTGACATTATAAAAGACATCGCTGAATATATTGATTTAGGTGGTGGTAAGCACATGACTGCATCACAATTCTTGCAACATTTCATGTTTACTCCCGAACAACAACACAACTATGTATATAAACTTAGCGGTGGAGAAAAACGCAAACTCTATCTCTGCACTGTTTTAATGCATAATCCTAATTTCTTAGTTCTCGACGAACCTACTAACGATTTGGATATTCAAACACTCCAAGTATTAGAAGAATACCTACAAGATTTCCCAGGTTGTGTTATAATTATTAGTCACGACCGTTATTTTATGGATAAAATCATAGACCACCTATTGGTATTTGAAGGTCAAGGACGCATTAAAGACTTCCCTGGGAACTACACGCAATATCGTGAATGGGCGAGCCTTCAGACTCAAGAAAAAGTTCCAACGGCTAATAATACGAAAGAAGATAATGATCCAAAGAAAAACTATCGTAACGAAACTAAACGTAAATTAAGCTATAAAGAGAAGCGAGAATTTGAGCAACTTGAAGAAGAAATAATCCAACTTGAAGAAGAACAAAAAACTTTGGAAAATGCTCTTTCGGGATCAGAACTATCTGTTGAAGAGATAACAGAAAAGAGTAAACGTTTAGCTTGCTTAAAAAGTGAGCTAGATGAAAAATCGTTTAGATGGCTAGAGTTAAGCGAATTAAACTAA
- a CDS encoding Crp/Fnr family transcriptional regulator — MATTPRDIARELARRYSTMTHEELNALERIIIPMRFAKGRKILSEGEICRNIYYLDKGMIRQYYIKNGKEVTEHLGSDHSIFMCIESLFKEEPTTLQVEALESSFVYALPKADLERIALHNVNIQMMYRKILEESLIISQIHADLVRFETAKNRYQRMQKLYPQVILRAPLTYVANYLQMTPETLSRVRASLLFD; from the coding sequence ATGGCAACAACACCACGTGACATTGCAAGAGAATTAGCCAGACGGTATAGTACAATGACTCATGAAGAGTTAAATGCCTTAGAACGTATAATTATTCCTATGCGATTTGCAAAAGGAAGAAAAATATTATCGGAAGGAGAAATCTGCCGAAATATTTATTATTTGGATAAAGGTATGATACGACAATACTATATAAAAAATGGTAAAGAAGTTACAGAGCATCTTGGATCTGATCATTCTATCTTTATGTGTATAGAGAGCTTGTTTAAAGAAGAACCAACAACTCTACAGGTGGAAGCTCTTGAATCTAGCTTTGTTTATGCTCTTCCCAAAGCGGATTTAGAGCGTATTGCATTACATAATGTAAATATTCAAATGATGTATCGAAAGATATTAGAAGAAAGTTTAATTATCTCTCAAATACATGCAGATTTAGTTCGTTTTGAAACTGCAAAGAATAGATATCAAAGAATGCAAAAGCTTTATCCACAAGTAATATTAAGGGCTCCTTTAACTTATGTAGCAAATTATTTACAAATGACTCCTGAAACATTGAGTAGAGTAAGAGCTTCTTTGCTTTTTGACTAG
- the lepA gene encoding translation elongation factor 4, with the protein MDNIRNFCIIAHIDHGKSTLADRLLEYTNTIKVTGGQMLDDMDLEKERGITIKSHAIQMEYETGGQKYILNLIDTPGHVDFSYEVSRSIAACEGALLLVDATQGVQAQTISNLYMAIEHDLEIIPVINKVDMPSAMPEEVEDEIVELIGCDRKDILRASGKTGVGVPDLLEAVVNRIPAPKGEPQAPLQALIFDSVFNSFRGIIAYFKIENGSIRKGDKVKFFNTGMEYVADEIGVLKMDMIPRQEVKTGEVGYIISGIKDAKEVKVGDTITHVASPCSTAISGFQEVKPMVFAGVYPIDPSDYENLRTSLEKLQLNDASLTFSPESSIALGFGFRCGFLGLLHMEIVQERLDREFNMDVITTVPNVSYMVYEKTGVEKEVHNPSGLPELTAIDHIEEPYIKATIITDTNYIGGIMKLCLEKRGELIKQEYVSGNRVELHFMIPLGEIVIDFYDKLKSISKGYASFDYHIDSFRTSKLAKLDILLNGEPVDALSTLTHQDNAVTLGRKMCEKLKDLIPRQQFDIAIQAAIGAKIVARETIKCVRKDVTAKCYGGDVSRKRKLLEKQKKGKKRMKQIGNVEVPQKAFLAVLKLD; encoded by the coding sequence ATGGATAATATAAGAAACTTCTGCATTATTGCGCATATCGATCATGGTAAGTCTACATTGGCAGACCGCTTATTAGAGTATACAAACACTATTAAAGTGACAGGTGGACAAATGTTAGACGACATGGATTTGGAGAAAGAACGTGGTATAACCATTAAAAGTCATGCTATCCAAATGGAATATGAAACTGGTGGACAGAAGTATATTTTAAACCTCATTGATACACCAGGCCACGTCGATTTTTCGTATGAAGTCTCGAGAAGTATTGCTGCGTGCGAAGGAGCTTTGTTGCTTGTAGATGCTACTCAAGGTGTTCAAGCGCAAACTATTTCGAATCTTTATATGGCCATAGAGCACGATTTAGAAATCATTCCAGTGATAAACAAGGTGGATATGCCCAGTGCAATGCCCGAAGAGGTCGAAGATGAGATTGTAGAGCTAATTGGTTGCGACCGAAAAGATATTCTTAGAGCTTCTGGAAAAACAGGAGTAGGAGTGCCAGATTTGCTTGAAGCTGTGGTAAATAGAATCCCAGCACCAAAGGGAGAACCACAAGCTCCACTGCAAGCACTTATATTTGACTCTGTTTTTAATTCATTTAGAGGTATTATTGCATATTTCAAGATAGAAAATGGTAGTATTCGTAAAGGTGATAAGGTGAAGTTCTTTAATACAGGAATGGAATATGTTGCTGATGAAATAGGCGTTTTAAAGATGGATATGATTCCCCGTCAAGAAGTGAAAACAGGTGAAGTAGGATATATTATCAGTGGTATTAAAGATGCAAAGGAAGTAAAGGTAGGTGATACCATTACGCATGTGGCTAGTCCTTGTAGTACTGCTATCTCTGGTTTCCAGGAAGTTAAGCCTATGGTTTTTGCTGGAGTATACCCAATAGATCCAAGTGATTATGAGAATTTGCGTACCTCTTTGGAAAAACTTCAATTGAATGACGCTTCACTTACATTCTCACCTGAATCTTCTATAGCTTTAGGTTTCGGCTTTAGATGTGGCTTTTTAGGACTATTGCATATGGAAATTGTGCAAGAACGATTAGACCGAGAGTTTAATATGGATGTTATCACAACTGTTCCGAATGTTTCTTATATGGTATATGAAAAGACAGGAGTAGAGAAAGAGGTACATAATCCTTCTGGGTTACCTGAACTTACAGCCATAGATCATATTGAAGAACCATATATCAAGGCAACAATTATTACTGATACCAATTATATTGGTGGTATAATGAAGTTGTGTTTGGAGAAGAGAGGTGAGCTGATTAAGCAAGAATATGTTAGTGGAAATCGTGTAGAATTGCACTTTATGATACCTTTAGGTGAAATAGTTATTGACTTTTATGATAAGCTTAAGTCTATTAGTAAGGGCTATGCTTCGTTCGATTATCATATTGATTCCTTTAGAACATCAAAGCTTGCGAAGCTTGATATCTTATTGAATGGCGAGCCTGTGGATGCTTTATCAACCTTAACACATCAAGATAACGCTGTTACTTTGGGTCGTAAAATGTGTGAAAAACTAAAAGATCTTATTCCACGACAGCAGTTTGATATTGCTATTCAAGCTGCGATTGGTGCCAAGATTGTGGCTAGAGAGACCATTAAATGTGTGAGAAAAGACGTGACAGCTAAGTGTTATGGAGGTGATGTTAGTAGAAAACGTAAGTTACTTGAAAAGCAAAAAAAAGGTAAGAAACGTATGAAACAGATTGGAAATGTAGAGGTTCCACAAAAGGCTTTTCTAGCAGTTCTGAAATTAGATTGA